A genome region from Bombus terrestris chromosome 10, iyBomTerr1.2, whole genome shotgun sequence includes the following:
- the LOC100646592 gene encoding uncharacterized protein LOC100646592 encodes MDRVQTNLVYHCLLLLVCVSHASMSESTLDEIETLPETKKYEDASTLGTAVQAYRHPRMYRRGYHEDHGSMYKDDHDDHHDDHMKDEEQAMKAMGNGKSDYWGGYYDFLINEGSYKFWAVFQLATAALLIYSGFAALYYAKVNPPTIDDEFDDILRRRKRRALSILPRDKSFCGLDSATFQRIIDAVAREIH; translated from the exons ACAGAGTACAAACAAATTTAGTCTATCACTGTCTTCTGCTTCTTGTTTGCGTTTCCCATGCCTCAATGAGTGAATCGACTTTAGACGAAATCGAAACACTTCCGGAGACCAAGAAATACGAAGATGCTTCGACGCTCGGCACTGCTGTACAGGCATACAG ACATCCAAGGATGTATCGGCGCGGTTACCACGAGGACCACGGGTCCATGTATAAGGATGACCACGATGATCATCACGACGATCATATGAAAGACGAGGAACAGGCTATGAAAGCCATGGGGAATGGAAAATCTGATTATTGGGGCGGTTACTATGATTTTCTGATAAACGAGGGTAGTTATAAATTCTGGGCCGTGTTTCAA CTTGCCACCGCAGCTCTTCTCATCTATAGCGGCTTTGCGGCGCTTTATTACGCCAAGGTAAATCCGCCAACGATAGACGACGAGTTCGACGATATTTTACGTCGACGGAAGCGTAGAGCGTTGTCCATCTTGCCGCGAGATAAATCATTCTGCGGTTTGGACAGTGCCACTTTTCAGAGGATAATCGACGCGGTCGCCAGAGAAATTCACTGA